Part of the Prunus dulcis chromosome 8, ALMONDv2, whole genome shotgun sequence genome is shown below.
CAACAATGAactaagaaattgaagatcaaagaCCAAAGAGGAGTCAAAGAGCATACCTTTCTACTGCTAAGCCACCAGTGCTTCTTCTCATTGGAAGACAGACAAGGAGAAGTAGCagtcattcttcttcttcttcttcttgttcctcTTGTTAATATCTTGTAAGGGACTTCACCATTCACCATTCACCATTCACCATTCACCATCAAccctccccctctctctctctgtgtatcCCCTTCAAACAATAAtacacaattcttttctcttctcctGCTCTAATTAGACAAGGGAGAGGAGAAATATCTAGTTATATAtgtaagaagaagaagaaaaataaaaagataaagagaagGATACAGAAATAGAATGGAGGAGGATTTAGAATCTGCAGGAAATTTTGAGGAGTAAATATGGGAAGGAGGTGGAGAGAAGAACAAGGCtcttaaaataaaactaaaaaataaaaaataagagaaagagaaatgcCAGCTTTGACCTCATACATACACTCTCATTATCTCATAGAGAAACAAGTAAAGGAAAGGAAAGCCTTGATCCTTCAACTTAATAGCTGGCACCAGCCACTCACTGCACAGCACAGTATTAGATTCTCTCTCAAGTCTCTAGCTAAACCTACTATGAGAGCCTATGaccaaaattacaaaaaaaaaactgattaAATTCTCATCTTATCAACATTCAACATTAACCCACTGGGCTGCAGCCGGTGAGTGCATCATTATGACTGGATATACCCGGTGAACCATCACGGGTCCTTCCTTGGGTTCAACTACTGCGCAAAAGATTAAACGCCACCAAATTTGCCCCCATAACCTAAAATAATTAAGTAAATGATTactatacttatttttattttttttcagataAAGTGATAGAATTTTATCGAGTAAATAAACATGCAGTACTCTTCAAAATAAGGATAAGTTTAAGGGAATTAGGCGAGTATTTCTAAACATAAGGATTTGATGGTAATCTAATTCAATTTtagtaaattttaaaataaaatataatgaacACAGTACTCCATTTATTTGGTTTGATGACGTAGCACGGCAACATTGAGTATTTGATTAATTGATTAGCTAGGAGGTGGTTAAGAGAAGCCTGCTTatctattaatttaatctgGCAGATAAAACTAAAAAGTAATTTGGTGTACGTGTTTATACATGGTTGGAAATTTCAAACAATTTATTCGTCTCTTAATTTGTTAATTCCAATAGCAACGTTAATCTCTAACAGTCACGCTTTATAATTGGTTAAATTATTCAAGAAATGCTGCCAAATATGTTACATGTGTGGGATAGGGTGATATGCGTAagatgctttctttttttggccaGAGTGTAAGATGCTTATAATTAGCAAAACAAAATGCTATTTCAAACGCTCAATTCATTTACTAACAAGTTTTTTAtggaaaatttatacaaatagcaacttttattttattcaaattattatGATTCTTTCCCTTGTTTGGACTTTGGATGGGATGATTGAGGATAGGTAATATAATAGTGAATAGATAAAATGAAGAGGGAGGAATTAGtaatattggattggattggatcataagcacatttatttatttttatactgGGAGAAAGTGGGAGAAAGTAGAAAGTGACTCTTCCCTTGTAAGCCACAGGAATCATGCTTTTCCTTTTGGAGTTTTTGCTTgctttgcttttatttttgtatatatatatataattttttttttttcacccacAATCTCAACCACAACCACAATCACAATCCATCCACATTGATTAATGAATGGAATGCACATGAATATGGATAGATTGCCAGATGGGTTTGTCTTAAAGCCCTCTCTAACTTACCCTTTCCCTTTCCCTTTCCCTTTCCTCTGCCCCCACCAAACCCACAACAAACAAAGCACCCTCATTCATTCTTTCCATCCCAGAAACAaccctcttcttcctcctcctcctcctcctcctcctcctcctcctcctacaATCTCGTGCTCTGCTCTTGGCCACGTCATCATGTGAACCTAGCCTGTATCCACGTGTTATTTCCTTATGTTGGGTCCCACAGTTCAAGGACCACTCCCATAACCAGACCAGATCAGCCATAATTCCTTTGTAAGTTTAATTACTATACATGGACATTCTTCAataagaattttatgttaaagaTTAGTTACATAATCTCGGCGTTGGATTGCATCTAAGAGACTATCAACTATGATGTATGTAACCAATCATtcacataaaatacttattggagAATCTCCTTTACTATAGTATATAAATTGataacatcaaaattatttatttagtaaattattgtttgtatatattatCTCTACAgagaaaataatcaaattgaaGATCGTTTAATCATTTATGTATGTCAAATAAATTGAGGTTTTGTGTAATAATTAAGATCCTCATGATGAGCtcttcatttatttgttaCATATGTTCGGATGACTAATTTGATACATAATTTTTAAAGGGTAAATTGGAAAATGAACTATATGTTATGATTTTAACGTGTGAATAGTTGGGTGAAGTTCATACTTATTCTATATTATTGCATGACAATGCATGATTATTTGTTCTGTTGTAAGTAGCATATCAGTACGATTAAAATTGCACATATGATTCCCAACTTGTAGACAGAAAAAATTATGAAGCCTAGAACAGTTGCCAAACAATAAATCAATATGCTCAAGATTATAAAAGAGAACGCTTCCAATTTCTTACTAGATCTTCTAATTATGGTATTGTACGAACAGCAACAATAATAGTAATGCCTAACAGCTTCCTGCGTGGAAAATGAAAGCGTCCTCCACCTCATAAGACTTGGATGCACCATCAATATTCTGTCTGAAAACAATATCAATATATACGATCCCAGTTAAACTAGGTACTTTAAAATTGGGTATCTCCATGATGGAGGAATTAATGGGGGGTTGGGGGATGATCAAATACTATTGTCCTGTAATGGGCTGGGATAATGACATACTAGAATAATTAAGCTAAGCTCGCTCCCATAGGTTGGGGACCATTTGGACTCATGCGAAGGGTTTGGTTTCTTCCACACAAGCACAACACAGATAGATAGAGACGGCTGCAACTCTTGTCTTTGTACAGCTAAGAAATCCAGGTTGTAAAACTTATTTGAGACGAAGACGGCCCATTTTATAGGTAGAAATCATTAATACAATTATACAATATGAATGAAGCAAGCTAATAGCTATGAACAAGTGAGGTGTCTGAGTGTCTGAGTGTCTGTCTGTCTTGtgtattttcattttggcTAGGTCAATGTAGGCTATTTTATCATCTGGATCTGGTGTTCGTGTTCAAGTCGAACCCTTTGTTTAGGTTTTGCAtgaagctatatatatatagacattTTTGCATTCGTAATTAACTTGTTATCTGAAGTACGGGTTCAAACATTCCCATCAACAATTAACGCAAAGAAAGCTGATTGGATATTCGGCTAATAATtccatttttatgtttaaattCCGATTAGAGATATTAATTCCCacaatattattaatttaatattgcATTAGATGCCAGGGTGGCTGTTAGTgtttaaaacaaagaaacaaacagcATCATGATTGTTCATGCAATGCAactttgcaaattgcaaatttGTGGTTAACCATTCTCAAAGACATGTTTGTGTCCAAGGGGGCAATATGTGTTGTCAACTCCTAAATATTCTCTTCTCCTTTCAAAAAACACTAGTTAttataattaaagtaattccaCTCTGCACCTTGCTCATTTCGACGGCATTTAGAATAATCCATCccctaattaatttcatttaatAAAAGTCTTTTTTCCTAAGTGTGCTGTGCATGCAGAAGCTCAAGCCCAGGTCTGAGGGGCGCACGTGTCTTGTGGATGAAATTTCACGTGGGGAAGGTGTCCCATGTGCAAAGACGTGCAGCTTTATGAACCCATATTCACCCCAGTTGCCTTGCCTTGGTTTATTAGCTTAACTTAAGTGTGAAATGGCCAACAACGCCAGCCtaattgggttgggttgggttggctctctctctctctctctctctctctctctccctgttGCTTTTCTCAAAAGTTGGGTTGCTGATACATTATTATCACTGCCTCTGCAAGTCTGCAACCCAACCTTCCAATATTATATAGGACACATCCATCTCTAAACTCACATCCTTTTttacttaaaattaaaattaattatgacAATTGTCGATAAACCACGCTTGTACTCTTTAATTAAACAACAGTTGACGAATCTCACATCCTTAAAGTAATTTAAGTAACGACTACTCACAAAATCAAATGtgcttttaatattttaaagcattattcatcaattcaaactcattaaattgttttgtttacaATGTCATACACATGCTTCAGAAATGAcatatcaattaaaatttggcAAATAGCTAGAAGAATACATAATAGATTATCCAAAACATATACAataattgtttctttttcaatattaTACTGATTGTTTTCAGACTCAGTTATTTTACAATTATCAAGCACCTAACActcactaaaaaaaattaaaactatgGCAGTCaaacgaaattttttttttttttcccaagagAAGCATAGGATTCCACAATAAAGAATTGCTAATCATATGATTCTTCATGAAGcatttattttctaaaccaTTTCCCAAGCTAAACTTACAATTCATGTCAATGTCTATTCGATCATCAATACTGTAACaagttttcttttccattataTACACACCAATGGCCACTACTAGTTCGCCTTGGGGCCTAGCCCTTTTTCTAGTTATACATACAACACACATCACAAACTTTTAAGGGTATATATGTCAAGTCACGTCCCAACCATGAATTCACCCCAATTTCGAGAAAGTTTTGAGCCCCCTAAACTTTCATGTTATACAATATTCCCCCGATCTTCAATTTTGTCACAATTTTTCGTTAGTTTCAATCACGTACATGTGACTAACTTTTAGTGGCATATACATCAATTGACGTTGCAACAACCCTAATTTTGGGTCTTACACGAAAGGCTGAATGGAAATTTTTATAGTAGGGAATGGGTGAGCCAAACCAAATCCCAACTTAaaatagcaaaagaaaaaactctcaatttgataaaataattgagaagagaagagaacaTTTAGGAGAGAGTCACTGTAAAAAACAACATTGATGTAACCCCTTTCCACTGCCATCACTTCACTCGGTCTAGTTGCAATAGCCTCAACCTGTAGAGCGGAAAAAATATTATCACAATACTACGCGTCTTGTCACAAAATTGCTTGATAAATTACGAACCATGTGCCATATCATAAATACAATGAACACGACTTTGAAGTTAGtgggaatttttaaaatttccccctcatgtatatacatatattaattaCTACTTGGTGAAGCTAAGAAAGATTTTAACATGAATTATATGAcgaaattaaataaatatataaccTTGGACAGTGTCTTAGTTTCAAATTTGAAGGGTTTGCCCTGGTCGTGACAGTAGCTGATTAGCTCCCAGATTAGATTGAGAGCTGATTTAAAGCTGAATCTGATCCAAGAATGAAAGGTTCGCCCAATAATTGGGGACAACATGTGCAAAGTATAGGTATGGAGCCTTTGGTGAGTCATGGGCATCAGAGAGGGCTCATATCATATACAAGAGTTGTGTTTGGAATTTATTTCGAGCCCACCCACGGTCCACCACACTGCCCCTCAGCCTTTggaaagaagaacaaaaattcttTTCGGGTAGTTAGTGCTAATCCTTGCGCTTGAAGAAAGttatttacaaattacaaaacaaactAAATGGTCACATCACAATTTTGGAAGCCAAAGAAGAAatgttaattataattaattagctcACTGATGACTCTTTTGTTATAATTAGCTTACTGAGACTTTATCAATTGATTCTTCACcacataaaaaaagaaaaagaaatgatgcAGGATGATGTAAGAAGAAGGAGTTGAATAAGTACGTACGTTGTGGGAATCTGTGGTCTCTCTCATACAGTCATATATACTTGCTTGGGCAATGGATAGCCTAGGTCACTCTCACTCATATTCTGCTGATAAATGTCAAAATCGGAGCCATACTGTtgtagttttttgttttttgtcgTGGCTTCTTTCCTGGGGTTTGCATATGCAATTTGCAGCCTCAGTCATCATCATATATCCTCATCTgtgatgctgctgctgctgatgatgatgatgatgatgatgcacATCAGATCAGCACATGTAACATAAGATTGTCCGCAGCGCAGGCAGGATTTGCCTAAGATTATACcatcaaatcttaattttatattaattttctgCGTCAACCTTAAGCATGTGCATGGTGCAGCAAACCCTCACAGCTCAAGTGAGAATTTAGATGAAACGCGAAAAAAGAGTCTTTTATATGATTAATAGTGATTTCTCATGTGGCTGAAGCTgtctaataaataaattaaacttttTCAAACCgtctttgaaatttcaaattcttcaTTCATAGCTGAAGTTCGCATACTTCTCTTCCATATTTCTCATGTAGATTGGAATTTAttagacatatatatatatactacgAAAAGTAGAATTGTACGTATGAATTAATTTCCAATGTACGTACATTTGCATCAATCAATTCAATGCTCAATCAACTTGAAATATATATCAAGATTTCTaagcaaccaaaagaaaataaaagaaaagaagaaaaatcaaaatctgaAACAATTAAAGGATTGGGGTACCCCtatttcctcctcctcctcctgctGCTGTTAAGCTGGAAAAGGTCGACCTTAACGAAGGTGTATCCATCCTTTACTCAAAAAAAGAGTATGAAAATGGTGGTGGAAATGAATtaggatatatatatgtgatgaCTTGAGGCCAAGCCCCAGTCACACAAGCAGTTCACAGTGTAGCAGGCTGGAGGGAGACAGAGTGCATGAGGTCACCAATATGAAGTTTGTGTCGTCCCATTGGAATTCTTCGAATTCCAGACCCGTCCACAACGCTAAGGTGCTTGCACACATGAATGTTGATTCGGACTCGGCGTTGAGTGTTGGCGGGGACATACACTTTCTCAAACGCAACCAGTTGCTTGTGAGGAGGAGCCCAGCCGCCTTGTCGTGGCGGGCTAGACAACACTAGCAAAGTGTGAGAACCATCTCGGTTGCCCACATTTCTCACGTCCACATCAAGACCAACGGAAAGTTTGCTGCATTTTGCATGCGTCACTCGGATTGCCTTGCCATAAGAAGAAGAATCGTTAATGgtggttgttgttgttttgtttaggGATGTTGTGTGGTGGCGACCATCAAGAGCGATGGAAACCACAGTGACAGTGGGTACGTTATTGGGTATGGTTTGAACAAATTTTGTGTAGCTCAATCCGTGACCAAACGGGTACACCACTGGGCCTTTGTAGAATCTGTAGGTTCTTCCAGGGTATCCTTTTGAAGGGCTTGACCTCATCTCCATCGCTGTCATTGCCAAATTCCTAAGATACTCCTGTGGGTACCAGGTCATAGGCAGCTTTCCTCCTGGGTTTGTGGTTCCGAAAAGGACGCGGGCAATGGCTGTTCCCCCAGCTTGGCCAGGGTAGCCAGCCCATAAGATGCCACCGATGCGTGGGTCATTGTTAGCAAAAGACACGTCAATTGGGCCACCGGACATCAACACCAAAACGGTTGGGCCTTTAGAAGCCGCAGCAACTTTAGATACAAGGTCTTGCTGTCGTCCAGGTAAAAGCAGTCCAACTCGGTCTCTGAATTCAGCCTCAATGGACTGGTCAAGCCCCATCACCAAAACAGTGGCATCTGCTTGACGGGCAGCATCAATGGCTGCGCCGAATAGCGTGTCGTTGGCGCACGCTACATCCGCACAGCCCGGCTCGTGAAGGGTGCTACTTGCATATTTCCCTAGTCCTTGTAGGGGTGTAGTGTATCCGCATGCCACACCTTGAAAcatgattaaatatttgttttattatattttaaatgtttacttatatatatatatatatttaaataaatagtaaattTGTGCTTAATTACTAGTTACCTACCGGCGTAGTTGCCAATCATAGTGAGAGTAGCATCAGAATTGGGGCCAATGACAGCGAGAGTGCGGTGACGGCGGGTGGACAAAGGCAGCGAGGGCCCGTGGTTCTTGAGAAGGACAATGCCTTGCGTGGCAGCTTCAAGGGCGAGGTCCTGATGAGCTGGGCTGCATACGTCTTTGGGGCCCAATCTGGCATAGGACGACGACGACCCAGCTGCATTATCATCAAACATCCCCAGTCTCATTTGGACTGTCACTGTATTCACCAATGCATTGTTGATATCAACCTCCTTCAACAACCCTTTTTTAACTGCTTCCTCTGAGTGCACACCCAGGAATGGGCCACAGTCTAAATCCAAACCTGCATACATATCCAATTAGTTAGTTTTACTTAGGAGATCAGATAACCATCCAATATTAATGTAGTCAAGTTTAATTCACCTGCTTTAATGGCATCAGCAGCGGCTTCTTCAGGTGTTGACGTATAGTGTTGGCTATCATAGAATACACCCACTGAGTCGCAATCAGACACAATATAGCTGCATGAAAACAACAAGTTATCCGTTGATTAACAAGTtgtatgtgtgtatgtgtgtgttaccaaaaaacaaaaaacaaaaaacaaaaaaaaaatacccatCAAGGCGCCATTGAGCGCGTACAGTTTTCTTGAGGAGATTAGGGTCGGCGCAGGTGGGGACACCATTCACTTGGTTGTATGAACACATGACACTCGCCACCTTTCCCTCCTTGACGCACATCTTAAATGGCACATCGAATGTCTCCTCCATGTCCTGCTT
Proteins encoded:
- the LOC117612154 gene encoding probable beta-D-xylosidase 2, whose protein sequence is MAAASISLICLFLVLGVFQQSCQGSDSFACNPKDARTKDLPFCRVTLPIQDRVRDLLARLTLQEKVKLLVNAALPVPRLGIKGYEWWSEALHGVSNVGPGTKFGGDFPGATSFPQVITTAASFNASLWEAIGRVVSDEARAMYNGGVAGLTFWSPNVNILRDPRWGRGQETPGEDPLVVGRYAASYVRGLQGNDGNRLKVAACCKHFTAYDLDNWNGVDRFHFNARVSKQDMEETFDVPFKMCVKEGKVASVMCSYNQVNGVPTCADPNLLKKTVRAQWRLDGYIVSDCDSVGVFYDSQHYTSTPEEAAADAIKAGLDLDCGPFLGVHSEEAVKKGLLKEVDINNALVNTVTVQMRLGMFDDNAAGSSSSYARLGPKDVCSPAHQDLALEAATQGIVLLKNHGPSLPLSTRRHRTLAVIGPNSDATLTMIGNYAGVACGYTTPLQGLGKYASSTLHEPGCADVACANDTLFGAAIDAARQADATVLVMGLDQSIEAEFRDRVGLLLPGRQQDLVSKVAAASKGPTVLVLMSGGPIDVSFANNDPRIGGILWAGYPGQAGGTAIARVLFGTTNPGGKLPMTWYPQEYLRNLAMTAMEMRSSPSKGYPGRTYRFYKGPVVYPFGHGLSYTKFVQTIPNNVPTVTVVSIALDGRHHTTSLNKTTTTTINDSSSYGKAIRVTHAKCSKLSVGLDVDVRNVGNRDGSHTLLVLSSPPRQGGWAPPHKQLVAFEKVYVPANTQRRVRINIHVCKHLSVVDGSGIRRIPMGRHKLHIGDLMHSVSLQPATL